Proteins co-encoded in one Methylomonas albis genomic window:
- the ppgK gene encoding polyphosphate--glucose phosphotransferase yields the protein MQILGVDIGGSGIKGAIVDTLTGELVSERHRIDTPQPATPEAVAAVLAQLVLHLNWSGPIGCGFPAAIQQGVVRTAANISKAFIGTNIDKLFSEATNCECHNLNDADAAGIAEMHFGEGAGQAGVVLLITIGTGLGTALFTDGNLLPNTELGHVYLENGLEAERYASDAARKLQDLGWKSWGNRFNTYLSAMEKLFWPDLIILGGGASKKFDKYKEQIAINTTVKPAAFLNQAGIVGAALYAKSKVI from the coding sequence ATGCAAATTCTTGGTGTGGATATCGGCGGTTCCGGTATCAAAGGTGCGATTGTCGATACCTTAACGGGCGAACTGGTCTCGGAACGGCATAGAATCGATACGCCGCAACCGGCAACGCCCGAGGCCGTGGCCGCGGTGCTGGCACAATTGGTTTTGCACCTTAATTGGAGCGGGCCAATAGGTTGCGGTTTCCCGGCGGCGATTCAACAGGGCGTGGTCCGCACGGCGGCGAATATATCCAAGGCCTTTATCGGCACCAATATCGATAAATTATTTTCAGAAGCCACCAACTGCGAATGCCACAACTTAAACGATGCGGATGCGGCGGGTATAGCGGAAATGCATTTTGGCGAGGGTGCCGGCCAAGCTGGCGTGGTCTTGTTAATTACCATCGGAACCGGTCTGGGGACTGCGCTTTTTACCGATGGCAATCTGCTTCCTAATACCGAACTGGGCCATGTGTATTTGGAAAATGGGCTGGAGGCAGAGCGTTACGCATCTGATGCCGCCCGAAAACTGCAAGACTTGGGTTGGAAATCGTGGGGCAACCGTTTCAACACCTATTTGAGTGCGATGGAAAAATTGTTCTGGCCCGATTTGATCATTTTGGGCGGCGGCGCGAGTAAGAAATTCGATAAATATAAAGAGCAGATCGCCATCAACACCACGGTCAAGCCCGCAGCTTTTCTGAACCAGGCCGGTATCGTCGGTGCGGCCTTATACGCCAAATCGAAAGTCATCTAA